A window of Amycolatopsis australiensis contains these coding sequences:
- a CDS encoding thiamine pyrophosphate-binding protein, which yields MGATVAQTAVRILTEARVRRVYAVVGESFLELLDALQREREITLVSARHDAGAAFMAEAEGKLTERPAVLLASRGPSAASLAIGVQTAYQDETPMVVLLEMPATELMPSSSGELPTSDLTAMFESIAKSTLRVTDPDGLPGLLAHALTTSQEGRPGPVVLGVPCDVWGMPYDAAKPMARVRPPASGTLGRSADAVAQLVDEAKYPVVIVGGRARSARDELIAVADELALPVYNAFRRQDAFPENHARYAGHLGLGIPARQLDALERADLVLALGTQLDEVTTQAYRYPTAQQTLVMVGTGIDVSPRRRGLTFRVDSEVEPFLRELRAVASPRTRRASAANAAVHTFMTPPDTSGNTRVHPVDVVRALRKLAPEDTIVTSDAGNFAQFMHRYWCFTAPRSQLGPSNAAMGYAVPAAVAAKLAEPRRTVVAMVGDAGTLMTGQEIETAVRYRAPVMVVVFQNGVHGALAMHQARTYGRLSGVSIPLTDFASWARGLGAAGYTVDDREELEPIIASALVRQRPCVIDVRTDPDVVTPDVRLSALLGQARPQPPAQ from the coding sequence CTGGGAGCGACCGTCGCCCAGACGGCCGTGCGGATCCTGACCGAGGCGCGTGTCCGCCGCGTGTACGCGGTGGTCGGTGAGTCCTTCCTGGAACTGCTCGATGCCCTGCAGCGCGAGCGGGAGATCACGCTGGTCTCGGCGCGTCACGACGCGGGCGCGGCGTTCATGGCGGAGGCGGAGGGCAAGCTCACCGAGCGTCCCGCCGTGCTGCTCGCCAGCCGGGGGCCGAGTGCGGCGAGTTTGGCGATCGGCGTCCAGACGGCGTACCAGGACGAGACGCCGATGGTCGTGCTGCTGGAGATGCCGGCGACCGAGCTGATGCCGTCGTCGTCCGGGGAGCTGCCGACGTCGGACCTGACGGCCATGTTCGAGTCGATCGCCAAGTCGACGTTGCGCGTGACCGACCCGGACGGCCTGCCCGGGTTGCTGGCACACGCGCTGACCACGTCGCAGGAAGGACGGCCGGGGCCGGTCGTGCTCGGCGTGCCCTGCGATGTCTGGGGCATGCCCTACGACGCGGCGAAGCCGATGGCGCGGGTGCGGCCGCCGGCGTCCGGGACGCTGGGCCGTTCGGCGGACGCCGTGGCGCAGCTCGTCGACGAGGCGAAGTACCCGGTGGTCATCGTCGGCGGACGGGCGCGGTCCGCGCGCGACGAGCTGATCGCGGTCGCCGACGAGCTCGCGTTGCCCGTCTACAACGCCTTCCGGCGGCAGGACGCCTTCCCGGAGAACCACGCGCGTTACGCCGGTCACCTCGGGCTGGGCATCCCGGCCCGGCAGCTGGACGCGCTGGAGCGCGCCGACCTGGTGCTCGCGCTCGGAACACAGCTCGACGAGGTCACCACCCAGGCCTACCGGTACCCGACGGCCCAGCAGACGCTCGTCATGGTCGGCACCGGCATCGACGTCAGCCCGCGCCGGCGGGGGCTGACCTTCCGCGTCGACTCCGAGGTCGAGCCGTTCCTGCGGGAGCTGCGCGCAGTCGCGTCGCCGCGGACGAGGCGGGCTTCCGCCGCCAACGCCGCCGTCCACACCTTCATGACCCCGCCCGACACCAGCGGCAACACGCGGGTGCACCCCGTCGACGTCGTGCGGGCGCTTCGGAAGCTGGCGCCCGAGGACACCATCGTGACCAGCGATGCCGGCAACTTCGCGCAGTTCATGCACCGGTACTGGTGCTTCACCGCGCCGCGCAGCCAGCTGGGACCGAGCAACGCCGCGATGGGCTACGCCGTGCCCGCCGCCGTGGCGGCGAAACTCGCCGAGCCGCGGCGGACCGTCGTCGCCATGGTCGGCGATGCCGGGACGCTCATGACCGGCCAGGAGATCGAGACGGCCGTCCGGTACCGGGCTCCGGTGATGGTCGTCGTCTTCCAGAACGGGGTCCACGGCGCGCTTGCCATGCACCAGGCGCGGACCTACGGGCGGCTGTCCGGGGTGTCCATCCCGTTGACCGACTTCGCGTCGTGGGCGCGTGGACTGGGCGCGGCCGGGTACACCGTGGACGATCGCGAGGAGCTCGAGCCCATCATCGCCAGCGCACTGGTGCGGCAACGGCCGTGCGTCATCGACGTGCGCACGGACCCGGACGTCGTGACTCCGGACGTGCGGCTTTCGGCGTTGCTCGGGCAGGCCCGTCCGCAACCTCCCGCCCAGTAA
- a CDS encoding hydroxyacid-oxoacid transhydrogenase, with amino-acid sequence MTATEHETIFTYGAPALKYGTGASDEIGYDLTQYGAHRVLVVTDPQVAATGWPRRIADGIAGYGIETEIFDGVHVEPTDVSMQKAVDFARGTGPYDAFVAIGGGSAIDTAKAANLLTSNDGELMDYVNAPVGGGRAPDRPLKPLVAVPTTTGTGSESTTVCVLDVLSLRVKSGISHLRLRPTLAVVDPRLTVSQPAGVTAASGMDILCHAAESYTAKPYTEFERKRPEQRVPYCGSNPLADMFAEQSLRLLSWALPGAVRDGEDLKAREAMALAATFAGLGFGNAGVHIPHANAYPIAGQVRDFHPDGYPGEEPMVPHGMAVSLTAPAAFRFTFDAAPDRHLRVARLLAPDFEWPGDFADHLPAVLIDLMRQIGIPDGIGAVGYTESDVDSLVEGTLKQQRLLATAPREASADDLSGILRESVSLW; translated from the coding sequence TTGACCGCGACCGAACATGAAACCATTTTTACTTATGGCGCACCGGCGTTGAAGTACGGCACCGGCGCCAGCGACGAGATCGGCTACGACCTGACCCAGTACGGCGCCCACCGCGTACTGGTCGTGACGGACCCGCAGGTCGCCGCGACCGGCTGGCCGCGCCGCATCGCCGACGGCATCGCCGGCTACGGCATCGAGACCGAGATCTTCGACGGCGTACACGTCGAGCCCACCGATGTCAGCATGCAGAAGGCGGTTGACTTCGCCCGCGGAACCGGCCCGTACGACGCCTTCGTAGCCATCGGCGGCGGATCGGCGATCGACACGGCGAAGGCCGCAAACCTGCTGACCAGCAACGACGGCGAGCTGATGGACTACGTCAACGCGCCGGTCGGCGGCGGCCGAGCACCGGACCGCCCGCTGAAGCCGCTGGTCGCGGTCCCCACCACCACCGGCACCGGTTCGGAGAGCACCACGGTTTGCGTCCTGGACGTGCTGTCGCTGCGCGTCAAGAGCGGGATCAGCCACCTGCGGCTGCGCCCGACCCTCGCCGTCGTCGACCCGCGCCTGACTGTCAGCCAGCCCGCGGGCGTGACCGCCGCCAGCGGCATGGACATCCTCTGCCACGCCGCGGAGAGCTACACCGCGAAGCCGTACACCGAGTTCGAGCGCAAGCGCCCGGAGCAGCGCGTGCCGTACTGCGGCTCGAACCCCCTGGCCGACATGTTCGCCGAGCAGTCGCTGCGGCTGCTGTCGTGGGCCCTCCCCGGCGCGGTGCGCGACGGCGAAGACCTCAAGGCGCGGGAAGCGATGGCGCTGGCCGCCACGTTCGCCGGACTCGGGTTCGGCAACGCCGGCGTGCACATCCCGCACGCGAACGCGTACCCGATCGCCGGGCAGGTCCGAGACTTCCACCCGGACGGCTACCCAGGCGAAGAGCCCATGGTGCCGCACGGCATGGCCGTCTCGCTGACGGCACCCGCCGCCTTCCGCTTCACCTTCGACGCGGCACCGGACCGCCACCTGCGCGTCGCGCGCCTGCTGGCCCCCGACTTCGAGTGGCCCGGCGACTTCGCCGACCACCTGCCCGCGGTGCTGATCGACCTCATGCGGCAGATCGGCATCCCGGACGGCATCGGCGCCGTCGGCTACACGGAGTCCGATGTGGACTCTCTGGTCGAAGGAACGCTCAAGCAGCAACGGCTGCTGGCCACCGCACCCCGCGAGGCATCGGCGGACGACCTGTCGGGCATCCTGCGCGAGTCGGTGTCGCTGTGGTGA
- a CDS encoding acyl-CoA thioesterase, which produces MVNWYPHWQTVPLRWKDNDVYGHVNNVVHYSLMDTVINTWLIEQGGLDIEAGEVIGLCVESHCGYHSSVSFPGTVRVGLRVAHLGKSSVRYEIGMYAADESLVAEGHFVHVFVDRESRRPTPVSGKLREALEALRPT; this is translated from the coding sequence GTGGTGAACTGGTACCCGCACTGGCAGACGGTGCCGTTGCGCTGGAAGGACAACGACGTCTACGGGCACGTCAACAACGTGGTGCACTACTCGCTGATGGACACGGTGATCAACACGTGGCTGATCGAGCAGGGCGGCCTCGACATCGAAGCCGGGGAGGTGATCGGGCTGTGCGTCGAGTCGCATTGCGGGTATCACTCATCGGTTTCCTTTCCTGGCACGGTGCGGGTGGGCTTGCGCGTGGCGCACCTCGGCAAGTCGAGCGTGCGCTACGAGATCGGGATGTACGCCGCCGACGAGTCCTTGGTCGCGGAAGGACACTTCGTGCACGTCTTCGTGGACCGCGAGTCCCGCCGGCCGACACCGGTCTCCGGCAAGCTACGTGAGGCGCTGGAAGCACTTCGGCCCACCTGA